In a single window of the Carassius auratus strain Wakin unplaced genomic scaffold, ASM336829v1 scaf_tig00216504, whole genome shotgun sequence genome:
- the LOC113098294 gene encoding MRG/MORF4L-binding protein-like isoform X1 yields MGEAETLPSDDKQAETGICTAEESIVWSQEVEVCLFHAMLGHKPVGVNRHFHMICIRDKFSQNIGRQVSSKVIWDHLSTMYDMQALHESEILPFPNSEKSFVLPEEIIQEVKEGKVGSEDEVKEEFKEESDPPATHEEGSNSSVKMSERSGSGREKEKEKERAERGGSGETGSGSKESSGEKRKRSRAVEKVMNSSNPSSPGGAKRRRT; encoded by the exons ATGGGGGAAGCGGAGACTCTGCCATCCGACGACAAACAAGCAGAAACCGGCATCTGCACCGCCGAGGAGTCCATCGTATGGAGTCAAGAAGTAGAAGTGTGTCTTTTTCACGCAATGCTGGGGCATAAACCCGTCG GAGTGAATCGTCATTTCCACATGATCTGTATTCGTGATAAGTTCAGTCAGAACATCGGCAGGCAGGTGTCCTCTAAAGTCATCTGGGATCACCTGAGCACCATGTACGACATGCAGGCGCTG CATGAATCAGAAATACTCCCGTTTCCAAACTCGGAGAAGAGCTTTGTGCTGCCTGAAGAGATCATACAGGAAGTCAAGGAAG GTAAAGTAGGATCTGAAGACGAAGTAAAAGAGGAGTTCAAAGAAGAGAGTGACCCACCTGCAACCCACGAAGAAG GCAGCAATTCCTCGGTGAAGATGTCGGAGAGGTCGGGCAGCGGGcgcgagaaagagaaagagaaagagcggGCCGAGAGGGGGGGCTCAGGTGAGACGGGCAGCGGGTCGAAAGAATCATCCGGGGAAAAGAGGAAGAGGAGTCGAGCCGTGGAGAAGGTGATGAACTCCAGCAACCCCTCCAGCCCCGGAGGAGCCAAGCGCCGCAGGACGTAG
- the LOC113098294 gene encoding MRG/MORF4L-binding protein-like isoform X3: MGEAETLPSDDKQAETGICTAEESIVWSQEVEVCLFHAMLGHKPVGVNRHFHMICIRDKFSQNIGRQVSSKVIWDHLSTMYDMQALHESEILPFPNSEKSFVLPEEIIQEVKEGKVGSEDEVKEEFKEESDPPATHEEGLGPSMAGQDFARQQFLGEDVGEVGQRARERERERAGREGGLR, encoded by the exons ATGGGGGAAGCGGAGACTCTGCCATCCGACGACAAACAAGCAGAAACCGGCATCTGCACCGCCGAGGAGTCCATCGTATGGAGTCAAGAAGTAGAAGTGTGTCTTTTTCACGCAATGCTGGGGCATAAACCCGTCG GAGTGAATCGTCATTTCCACATGATCTGTATTCGTGATAAGTTCAGTCAGAACATCGGCAGGCAGGTGTCCTCTAAAGTCATCTGGGATCACCTGAGCACCATGTACGACATGCAGGCGCTG CATGAATCAGAAATACTCCCGTTTCCAAACTCGGAGAAGAGCTTTGTGCTGCCTGAAGAGATCATACAGGAAGTCAAGGAAG GTAAAGTAGGATCTGAAGACGAAGTAAAAGAGGAGTTCAAAGAAGAGAGTGACCCACCTGCAACCCACGAAGAAG GTCTGGGTCCCAGTATGGCTGGCCAGGATTTTGCGAG GCAGCAATTCCTCGGTGAAGATGTCGGAGAGGTCGGGCAGCGGGcgcgagaaagagaaagagaaagagcggGCCGAGAGGGGGGGCTCAGGTGA
- the LOC113098294 gene encoding MRG/MORF4L-binding protein-like isoform X2, which translates to MGEAETLPSDDKQAETGICTAEESIVWSQEVEVCLFHAMLGHKPVGVNRHFHMICIRDKFSQNIGRQVSSKVIWDHLSTMYDMQALHESEILPFPNSEKSFVLPEEIIQEVKEGKVGSEDEVKEEFKEESDPPATHEEGLGPSMAGQDFARYGQKKTFRSVPKLQLELSTDQLITRGLCRQPSETSDHAAIPR; encoded by the exons ATGGGGGAAGCGGAGACTCTGCCATCCGACGACAAACAAGCAGAAACCGGCATCTGCACCGCCGAGGAGTCCATCGTATGGAGTCAAGAAGTAGAAGTGTGTCTTTTTCACGCAATGCTGGGGCATAAACCCGTCG GAGTGAATCGTCATTTCCACATGATCTGTATTCGTGATAAGTTCAGTCAGAACATCGGCAGGCAGGTGTCCTCTAAAGTCATCTGGGATCACCTGAGCACCATGTACGACATGCAGGCGCTG CATGAATCAGAAATACTCCCGTTTCCAAACTCGGAGAAGAGCTTTGTGCTGCCTGAAGAGATCATACAGGAAGTCAAGGAAG GTAAAGTAGGATCTGAAGACGAAGTAAAAGAGGAGTTCAAAGAAGAGAGTGACCCACCTGCAACCCACGAAGAAG GTCTGGGTCCCAGTATGGCTGGCCAGGATTTTGCGAGGTATGGACAGAAGAAAACGTTTCGCTCTGTTCCAAAGCTCCAGCTTGAGCTCAGTACAGACCAGCTCATTACCAGAGGCCTCTGTAGACAACCTTCAGAGACCTCTGACCAT GCAGCAATTCCTCGGTGA